TTAAGTATATTCCCCGCCTTTTTTTCGAAATTTTGCGCTACTAGAGTCTCATGTTCCGGGttccaaaaacactttttctgCAACGAAATTAAAATGTTTTCAGTAATGTATATGGAACATTCCATAAACAATCAACATATAGTTATATTATTTTACTATAAGTAATAAATACCCTGAATTCTACAAACATCTGCTTCTTCAGAGCCACATCCACCTTCCCCCAAGACGGAATGGCGCCTCTATAGAGTGATTTGACTGACTGTGAAACCCTTTTAGTTGCTTTGCACGGATAGAATCTGCATCAAAACCAAAGAATTTAGTTAAATATTACCTTAGACGTTTCAtaataaagtaaataacttaagaaaattcaatataCTTACCCGTATCCAACTGGCTTGATTATGAGACGACCAGACGCATCAACTGTCTCCACATCTCCTGGTCGGGGAGGTTCTTCGTCAGAATcagagctgctttcgtgaggcTCCGACGTCACAACATTTGGGTTATATGAGGTCGATGGATGTGACGTAGTCGGGCTCGGTGTAGCAGTCGGGGTGCCACTCATATTCGCGCGCTGTGATACATGATAATAATCTGGTAGGCCATGTGAGATAGTGCGAGGTGTGCTAGGGGACTGAGATCGACACTGTGGTTCTGTTTGGCCCTGAGGCCAAAAATATGGGCGTGCTGTCACATGATGGGTCGGCTGACTCCATGCCAACCCATTGAATTCCTCGTAATGTGGCAATGGAGGGCCACGTGGTGAGATGTACGGGAGTGGAGATCGATCTCTGCCAGGAATCCTAAGGGTTCCGGGCACTAGGCCCTCTGGTGGTATAAACGGAGGCttcttttttgacttttttggTGCTTTAGCAATAGCCTTGCCCCTATTATCACCCGCCAtctacaaaattaaaaaaataaggttagaAAAAAATGGTGAATTTAAGCCTGAAAATGAAAAGTCAAAACTCATATTTCCATTCTTACTTGTGAATGTGCTTATTCCAGATAAGTCCGAGGTTGCTTTCAAAGGTTGCTTTCAAGCTGAAAATGAAAAGTTGTTTACGAAGCCAATGCTGATAAAAAGATAACATAAGGTATGGTATATTAACATTgagtgaagaaattgaagattaatTTGACGATATTGTCATTGAAGAATCTTGAACAATCATAACTCATAATTGCATAAGATTATCAAACAATACACAACAAGCATAACTCGTAATTGCATAAAATTATCAACCCGTAGACAACAAGCATAACTTGTAATACTAATGGAAGCTTAAGTATTCGAATACTAATAAGTCTTAcattaatcaaataaataaaacgaCACATATTTAATAGTTCTAAATGAAAAACATGCTAATCTTCATCACTTTCTTCCTCGTCTGACCATTCTCCCTCGTCGGTTGTTTCACTTTCACCAATTTCAGCATTTTCTTCTAAAACTTCATTAACTTCTTCTATATCGATTTCTTGTAACATATGTTCTGCATGCTCCAGTTCAGTTTCTAACTCAGGGTCGACTATTTCGTTAATGTGTGCTGTGTCGTCATTCTGAAAGGCAGCAGGCAGGTCATTCTCAACTTCCACACGACCAACAGGCTTGGTTTTAATAACCACCCACCAATCTGACTTATCCTGTCGCAATGGATAAGGGACATAGTACACCTGCTTAACGGTGTGTGCAATGACGAAAGGATCATAAGCTGCATACCTCCGTGTGTGCTTTACTTCAATGATATTAGAATCTTGAAGTACCCTCGTACCTCTTTTTGGGGTTGGATCAAACCAGTTGCACCGaaacaaaacaattttttttgttggccAACCCGAATACTCTACTTCTAAAATCTCTTCGATTACACCAAAAAAATCAACACCATCAGCACCTTTAACCCACACACCACTGTTATTAGTTTTCATATGGTTAGCACATCCTTGGGTATTAAATTTGAAACCATTAACCACATATTTGTCCATACAATCGGTACGAATGGGTCCCCAAGATAAGTCCTTCAAAAATTGTTCATAAAAACCACAAGGTGTATTGTGAACCTATCAACAGTTAAGAAATAGAAAGTTAGAAATAGTAGATTTCAAAACTTTAAATTATGTAATTATGGTTGCTTTGTGTTAgaatattataaaacttacgTAATTTTTAAACCACGTTGCAAATTGGTCGTACACTTTTTCCTGGCCATGTATCTCCACAAAGAGATCAGGCAACAAAGTGGTATTTAGGTTAGTCGCTTTTACGTTTTAAATGAATAGTTTCTGCAATTTCTTTTCAACTTACTCATAATAAGGTTGAACTTCTGGGCAATTTAACAAGATATGTGTGGATGCCGATTTATCCTCCATTTGATTCAATGGTCGCACACGCCGTTTTGACCCATCACCTGGTCGATTAAAGATTGATATCGGCTCCGGCAAAGAATTATTCACACCCCCGTCATAGTGTCGATTAGGCCTGTTTCTCAAACAAGCCACATCGTTCCCAAAGTAGTAAGAACAGAAATGAGATGTTTCCTTGGCAAGATAAACTTCGCACATTGAGCCTTCCACTTTCGATTTCTGTTTGATAGCCCTTTTTAACTTACCAATACACCTGCATTTCTATTGTGTTATgtatgaatttaaaaaaaaaaaattgaatagatAGGAATAAAAAGTTAGTCAATACCTCTCGAAAGGATACATCCACCTATATTGTACTGGGCCTCCGAGTCGGGCTTCGTATACAAGGTGAACGACAAGATGTTCCATCACATCAAAGAACCCCGGAGGAAGAATCTTCTCCAACTTGTTTGTGATAACAACAACATTATAATCCATCCGAGAAAGGTTATCTTCCCTCAACGTACTGGAACACAAGTCTTTGAAGAACAAACTAATTTCTGTCATAGGTTTCCAGATTCGTTCAGGCAAGCCACTAAATGCAATTGGGAGTAAGGTTTCCATGAAAACATGACAGTCATGACTTTTCATCCCCTGTATCCTCCCTTGGTCTAGATCAACACGTGTTCTAAAATTTGATGCATGCCCATCTGGCATCTTCAAGTCCCGGACCCACTCACAAATCTTATGCTTCTGCTCGGTTGTGAAAGAATAGCTAGCCTTAGGCTTGAAGAACCTGTTTTGTTTTGGCTGCAACTCTAACTCTTTTCGTCGACAATACTCAGGCAAGTCCATTCTAGCCTTAACGTTATCTTTGGTCTTGTCCTTCACATCCATCACTGTGTTAAACAAAttatcaaagtaatttttttcaatgtgCATGACATCAAGATTATGTCGAAGAAGATTGTCCTTCCAATATGGCAACTCCCAAAATATGCTCTGTTTTGTCCAGTTATGGTAAACCCCATACCCTTCAAACCTGTAAGTTTCTTCTTCAGTAACCTTTGGGAGGTTCTGAACTCTCTCCCAGATATCCTCACCGTACGATTGGAGGTGGAAAGTCTTGTTCAATTGTATTCTTCTTGAATGCATTTTTCATTCTCCTAAAGGGATGATCCATCGGCAAGAACCGACGGTGacaatcaaaccatgaattttttttgccGTATTTTAAAGTGAAGGACTTAGTATTCTCCATGCAGTGAGGACATGCTAACTTTCCAGCTGTCATCCACCCGACAACATCCCGTATGCAGAAAATCATTAATAGTCCACATTAAAGCGGCCCTCAAATTAAAATTTCGCTTGCGCGAAATGTCGTATGTCTCAACCCCTACAGCCCACAACTGTTTCAGTTCATCAACCAGTGGTTGCAAGTACacatcaatcaaaacttttggatTACGAGGGCCCGGAATAATGCAGTTAAGGAATATATATGGACTAGTCATACACATCTCAGGGGGAAGATTATACGGGGTTATGAATACAGGCCAGCAAGAATACGGAGCAGCAGAAATAGAATGCGGAGTGAATCCGTCAGAACATAAACCCAACCTGACGTTACGTGGTTCAACTGCAAAGTCTGGAAAGGTTCTATCAAAATGTTGCCAAGCCTCACCATCAGATGGATGACACATAACACCCGGTGGCCTTCTATTTTCACTGTGCCATCTCATATGAGGGGCGGAACTATTAGATGCATACAACCTCTTTAACCTTGGTATAAGTGGTAAATAATGCATCGCCTTAACAACAACTCTCTTCCCATCGCGAGTCCGTTTAAACCGATTACTACCACAAAACTTACAAGATTCTAGACCGACGTCGTCCTTATAGTATAACATGCAaccattttcacaacaatcaatTTCGACCGACGAGAGACCCAACTTGGACACCAATGTCTTTGCCTTATAGTAATTATCGGGTATCTCTACAAAGTGGGGTCAACTAATTCATGCACGAGGTCAATGAAAGAATCCATTGCCCCTTCGGAAACATTGTTATCTGCTTTGATACTCAACAATCTAACAGCGACAGACAATTGAGAGTGCGGACTCCCATCATTTAAGGGCCGGCTAGCTTGATTTAACTTTGCATAAAAACGTTTGGCCTCTTCATTGGGAGGTTCTTCAACATGGCCACCAGATTCAAAATCCGAATGCATGCCATATGCATCCTGAACCATGTCGTGCATTCTAGAATTTTGGACATTACGTTCTACGCCCCTACTACTTTCACCGGCTTCAAAGTTCCGAGATCTACCAAAATTGTTGTGTGTTTCCCCATGACTAGTCCACACCGTATAATTACTTTTAAAGCCTTTTTCGTACAGATGAAGCGTAACAATCTCTGGGGTCTCGtaattcatacattcacatttaaCACAAGGACACCTAACCACCCCATGAACTGTAAAATCCTCAAGTGACTTTGCGTATTCAACAAAAGCATAGACACCGGCTATAAATTCATCCCTCATCCCTAATGGATCATCATAAGATCTATTGTACATCCAACTACGAGAATCCATCTACACAAATAGCACAAAGTTTGAACTTGTTAAACCAATACttaatttatatgttattagtAAAAGACTCACCAACCATAATTACCCTAATTACCATAATTCTCAAAAAGGACATCATAACTACCAAAAAAAAGATCAGAGAACAATGAAGAATTCACATTCCGCTTATCAGCACCATTTAACTAATTGCTTAAACAAACAAATCACATAATGCCTAATTAGGCCAATAGAGGActaaaatataaactaaacaGATCCTTGACTCTAACAATTAAACTACTCAAGCCACATGATTAGGAATCAAGCCTAGTCAAACACATAACTAAGAGGTAACACACACAATAGtgcagaaattaaaaaagaggATAAGAAGATTAGCTGTTAACTAGCTTCATCACTCTAAATtccaaatatgttttttttttaattaattgttttatttatataatttaatttttagaaaatgttttttttttcatttgttattTGTACCAAAAAAAGTTTCGACCTCACGTGGtcgaaattttatttcatgtttaaataACGACCGCGTGTGGtcgaaatccaaaaaaaaaaaaattaaattttcaaaatttctaccTCGTGTGGTCGATTTTATTTCGACCAAAAACTGTGGTCGAAAAGTTAAACAACCATAAACTAATTTCTACATTCAAATATTTATACTCATTAGTATTGTTTCAAAAGCTTTTCGGggtcaaatcaaacaaaaaagaaagaacgaCACAACACATTAGGCCAAAGCATAAAGTTTGAATGGCCCATATACTTAAATCGGACACAATACTCAATTtcgggaaaggaaaaaaacaatGATAACATTTACAATGATAACATTTAAATTCCAGGGCAATTACAACAAGCCTTTACAATTATTGGGACTTATTTCATAGGTTTTTGCCaacaaaaaaggaacaaaagaaTGAATTCCTAATCATGTGGCTTGAGTAGTTTAATTGTTAGAGTCAAGGATCtgtttagtttatattttagTCCTCTATTGGCCTAATTAGGCATTATGTGATTTGTTTGTTTAAGCAATTAGTTAAATGGTGCCGATAAGTTTTAATGTGAATTCTTCATTGTTTTCTGACGATCTTTTTTTTGGTAGTTATGATGTCCTTTTTGAGAATTATGGTAATTAGGGTAATTATGGTCAGTGAGTCTTTTactaataacatataaattaaGTATTGGTTTAACAAGTTCAAACTTTGTGCTATTTGTGTAGATGGATTCTCGTAGTTGGATGTACAATAGATCTTATGATGATCCATTAGGGATGAGGGATGAGGGATGAATTTATAGCCGGTGTCTATGCTTTTGTTGAATACGCAAAGTCACTTGAGGATTTTACTGGGCTCATGGGGTGGTTAGGTGTCCTTGTGttaaatgtgaatgtatgaattaCGAGACCCCGCAGATTGTTACGCTTCATCCGTACGAAAAAGGCTTTAAAAGTAATTATACGGTGTGGACTAGTCATGGGGAAACACACAACAATTTTGGTAGATCTCGGAACTTTGAAGCGTGAGTAGTAGGGGCGTAGAACGTAATGTCCAAAATTCTAGAATGCACGACATGGTTGTGATGCATATGGCATGCATTTAGATTTTGAATCCGGTGGCCATGTTGAAGAACCTTCCAATGAAGAGGCCAAACattttttatgaaaagttaaatcAAGCTAGCCGGCCCTTACATGATAGGAGTCCCCACCCTAAATTGTCTATCGCTGTTAGATTATTGAGTATCAAAGCAGATAACAATGTTTTCGAAGGGGCAATGGATTCTTTCATTGACCTCATGCATGAATTAGTTGACCCCACTGTAGAGATACCCGATAATTACTATAAGGCAAAGACATTGGTGTCCAAGTTGGGTCTCTCGTCGGTCAGCattgattgttgtgaaaatggtTGCATGTTATACTA
The sequence above is a segment of the Lycium ferocissimum isolate CSIRO_LF1 unplaced genomic scaffold, AGI_CSIRO_Lferr_CH_V1 ctg19369, whole genome shotgun sequence genome. Coding sequences within it:
- the LOC132042944 gene encoding uncharacterized protein LOC132042944, whose amino-acid sequence is MHSRRIQLNKTFHLQSYGEDIWERVQNLPKVTEEETYRFEGYGVYHNWTKQSIFWELPYWKDNLLRHNLDVMHIEKNYFDNLFNTVMDVKDKTKDNVKARMDLPEYCRRKELELQPKQNRFFKPKASYSFTTEQKHKICEWVRDLKMPDGHASNFRTRVDLDQGRIQGMKSHDCHVFMETLLPIAFSGLPERIWKPMTEISLFFKDLCSSTLREDNLSRMDYNVVVITNKLEKILPPGFFDVMEHLVVHLVYEARLGGPVQYRWMYPFERCIGKLKRAIKQKSKVEGSMCEVYLAKETSHFCSYYFGNDVACLRNRPNRHYDGGVNNSLPEPISIFNRPGDGSKRRVRPLNQMEDKSASTHILLNCPEVQPYYDLFVEIHGQEKVYDQFATWFKNYVHNTPCGFYEQFLKDLSWGPIRTDCMDKYVVNGFKFNTQGCANHMKTNNSGVWVKGADGVDFFGVIEEILEVEYSGWPTKKIVLFRCNWFDPTPKRGTRVLQDSNIIEVKHTRRYAAYDPFVIAHTVKQVYYVPYPLRQDKSDWWVVIKTKPVGRVEVENDLPAAFQNDDTAHINEIVDPELETELEHAEHMLQEIDIEEVNEVLEENAEIGESETTDEGEWSDEEESDED